A DNA window from Canis lupus familiaris isolate Mischka breed German Shepherd chromosome 10, alternate assembly UU_Cfam_GSD_1.0, whole genome shotgun sequence contains the following coding sequences:
- the TOMM22 gene encoding mitochondrial import receptor subunit TOM22 homolog isoform X1, with the protein MAAAAAAGGPGVPLSPDELLPKGDAEKTEEELEEEDDEELDETLSERLWGLTEMFPERVRSAAGATFDLSLFVAQKMYRFSRAALWIGTTSFMILVLPVVFETEKLQMEQQQQLQQRQILLGPNTGLSGGMPGALPSLPGKI; encoded by the exons atggccgccgccgccgccgctggcGGCCCTGGGGTGCCCCTGTCCCCGGACGAATTGCTTCCGAAAGGCGATGCCGAGAAGACCgaagaggagctggaggaggaagacGACGAGGAG CTAGATGAGACCCTGTCGGAGAGACTGTGGGGTCTGACGGAGATGTTCCCAGAGAGGGTCCGGTCCGCGGCTGGAGCCActtttgatctctctctctttgtggctCAAAAAATGTACAG GTTTTCCAGGGCAGCCTTGTGGATTGGGACCACTTCCTTCATGATCCTGGTTCTTCCTGTTGTCTTTGAGACTGAGAAGTTGCAAATGGAGCAGCAGCAACAACTGCAGCAGAGGCAG atactTTTAGGGCCTAACACAGGGCTCTCAGGAGGAATGCCAGGAGCTCTACCTTCACTTCCTGGAAAAATCTAG